The proteins below come from a single Scatophagus argus isolate fScaArg1 chromosome 15, fScaArg1.pri, whole genome shotgun sequence genomic window:
- the mtres1 gene encoding mitochondrial transcription rescue factor 1 isoform X1, whose translation MSFSSSAAGGSTFALADRYTSYPVRSGGKLLCQATKGYSIDTEWSTDMQSLVVQALAMRQLGRLNPRHLLATGYELRQTEWCPRAILTRQLWGCAAFPALGCHRPAFHGRDTIRVWSVQHLRFKSKKKKGAARTAQEEEEEGEDEKDPEDSDYEDEVEEDPNLPKDYKDMEKHVQSFRYDVIMKAGLDMARNKIEDAFYDNKLRLNGHKLIKKSKTVKVGDILDLVLSENHETNTVTLMRVIPRKVFGEVTSTEKFKVAIRRWKHIELPKDEAFKS comes from the exons ATGTCATTCTCCTCCAGTGCGGCAGGAGGCAGCACATTTGCATTGGCAGATAGATACACCAGTTATCCCGTCAGAAGTGGTGGCAAGTTACTATGTCAAGCAACGAAAGGTTATTCCATAG ATACTGAGTGGAGCACCGACATGCAGAGTTTGGTGGTGCAGGCGCTTGCCATGAGGCAGCTGGGAAGGTTGAACCCCCGCCACCTGCTGGCTACTGGGTATGAACTGAGGCAGACTGAATGGTGTCCCAGGGCCATCCTCACACGCCAGCTGTGGGGCTGCGCAGCTTTTCCAGCACTTGGCTGTCACAGGCCTGCTTTTCATGGCAGAGACACTATCAGAGTTTGGTCTGTCCAGCATCTAAGGTTTaagagcaaaaagaagaaaggtgCAGCTAGGACAgcacaggaagaagaggaggaaggtgaggatGAAAAAGATCCTGAGGACAGTGATTATGaagatgaggtggaggaggacccAAATCTTCCAAAGGACTACAAAGACATGGAGAAACACGTGCAGTCCTTTCGCTATGATGTCATCATGAAAGCTGGCCTGGACATGGCACGCAA TAAAATTGAGGATGCCTTCTATGACAACAAGCTCAGGCTAAACGGACATAAACTAATCAAGAAAAGTAAAACG GTGAAAGTTGGGGACATCTTGGACCTGGTACTGTCAGAGAACcatgaaacaaacactgtcACTCTAATGAGAGTCATCCCTCGAAAGGTTTTTGGAGAAGTAACTTCTACAGAAAAGTTCAAAGTTGCCATAAGGCGATGGAAACATATAGAGCTTCCCAAAGATGAGGCGTTTAAGTCATGA
- the mtres1 gene encoding mitochondrial transcription rescue factor 1 isoform X2 → MQSLVVQALAMRQLGRLNPRHLLATGYELRQTEWCPRAILTRQLWGCAAFPALGCHRPAFHGRDTIRVWSVQHLRFKSKKKKGAARTAQEEEEEGEDEKDPEDSDYEDEVEEDPNLPKDYKDMEKHVQSFRYDVIMKAGLDMARNKIEDAFYDNKLRLNGHKLIKKSKTVKVGDILDLVLSENHETNTVTLMRVIPRKVFGEVTSTEKFKVAIRRWKHIELPKDEAFKS, encoded by the exons ATGCAGAGTTTGGTGGTGCAGGCGCTTGCCATGAGGCAGCTGGGAAGGTTGAACCCCCGCCACCTGCTGGCTACTGGGTATGAACTGAGGCAGACTGAATGGTGTCCCAGGGCCATCCTCACACGCCAGCTGTGGGGCTGCGCAGCTTTTCCAGCACTTGGCTGTCACAGGCCTGCTTTTCATGGCAGAGACACTATCAGAGTTTGGTCTGTCCAGCATCTAAGGTTTaagagcaaaaagaagaaaggtgCAGCTAGGACAgcacaggaagaagaggaggaaggtgaggatGAAAAAGATCCTGAGGACAGTGATTATGaagatgaggtggaggaggacccAAATCTTCCAAAGGACTACAAAGACATGGAGAAACACGTGCAGTCCTTTCGCTATGATGTCATCATGAAAGCTGGCCTGGACATGGCACGCAA TAAAATTGAGGATGCCTTCTATGACAACAAGCTCAGGCTAAACGGACATAAACTAATCAAGAAAAGTAAAACG GTGAAAGTTGGGGACATCTTGGACCTGGTACTGTCAGAGAACcatgaaacaaacactgtcACTCTAATGAGAGTCATCCCTCGAAAGGTTTTTGGAGAAGTAACTTCTACAGAAAAGTTCAAAGTTGCCATAAGGCGATGGAAACATATAGAGCTTCCCAAAGATGAGGCGTTTAAGTCATGA
- the bend3 gene encoding BEN domain-containing protein 3 isoform X1, which translates to MHSGVSSKNAMNSSEHGEVSVEAMLEKDHKHVQDVKEEMEDLAICEPREELGGSPGVTESGKRSSTEMGPHTNQSTSKRVKVSGEMRQHLIEENSRHEPLCLTTTGEKRDCVQQKSRVSYRKPLFSISHRISEKRNTPCLEQQASLGAGNQLNYSSILSSKLQSSEENGTLESFPTADTLGQASSTDSSLYPLIEKMFLILNTLNSSMTQLHSKVDLLTLEVMRIKKQIKPADTVTEFQPPPEYLLTSDELNQLMEQTSSAGELGCRLLVHLFPELFKARECSHECMASKRTLESLHLQLIRNYVEVCYPSVKNNSVWQEECLLQINDLFNRFWAQRDMESARLLRKQTITGAGIKAEHPQTYRFINEQGQEEHISLDNQQSNLTVSDLAFSTQATEELDEFSSPEDFVIFLMHRLFPEVFEQGKMPEGYSSLSSVGQLILDSDKMEIIRKYMEANFPDVPEDSWLQVCIQHMEDALEGPHSNGNVSEQDNINDEGYDLANLPEDVSIIKVPEVDDYERPSRKSKKSLLTPVDFDNLEIPLPDFTVPHEYFLSREQLKTNYECSLSIGNFASRLLVLMFPELFTHENTRKQYNCSGSLGKKQLDPVRVNLIRHYVQLVYPRAKNDRVWMLEFVGKLDERCRRRDTEQRRSYLQQRKVYGQESEQDFLYQLNQLNPDSMREEADIPSLPPEKSSKDFCKIPLDELTVSKPDFLVPSVYLLSDTEIREIVQQSLSVGNFAARLLVRLFPELFTQENLRLQYNHSGACNKKQLDPIRLRLIRHYVEAVYPVDKMEEVWHYECVPSIDERCRRPNRKKCDILKKAKRSSTVS; encoded by the exons ATGCACAGTGGAGTCTCTAGCAAAAAC GCTATGAATTCCTCTGAGCATGGAGAAGTTTCAGTTGAAGCGATGCTTGAGAAAG ATCACAAGCATGTCCAGGACGTTAAGGAGGAAATGGAGGACTTGGCTATTTGCGAGCCACGCGAAGAACTTGGAGGATCTCCAGGGGTCACTGAGTCTGGTAAACGCTCATCTACAGAGATGGGCCCTCACACAAACCAGTCCACCAGCAAGCGAGTCAAAGTCTCTGGTGAG atgAGACAGCACTTAATAGAAGAGAACAGTAGACATGAGCCTCTTTGTCTCACCACAACTGGTGAGAAGAGGGATTGCGTCCAGCAGAAATCCAGAGTCTCCTACAGAAAGCCGCTGTTTAGCATCTCCCATAGGATCTCGGAAAAGAGGAATACCCCATGTCTGGAGCAGCAGGCCAGCCTTGGTGCCGGGAATCAGCTCAACTACAGCAGCATCCTCTCATCTAAGCTCCAAAGTTCAGAGGAAAATGGCACACTGGAGTCCTTTCCTACTGCGGACACTTTAGGCCAAGCTTCGTCAACAGACTCCAGTCTTTATCCTCTGATCgagaaaatgtttctcattCTCAATACTCTCAATTCAAGCATGACACAACTGCATAGCAAAGTGGACTTGTTAACCCTTGAGGTCATGCGAATAAAGAAGCAGATCAAGCCAGCTGACACTGTGACAGAGTTCCAACCTCCTCCTGAATATCTGTTAACAAGTGATGAATTGAATCAGTTGATGGAGCAGACATCCAGTGCTGGGGAGCTTGGGTGTCGGCTGTTGGTGCATCTTTTCCCAGAGCTGTTCAAAGCCAGGGAGTGCTCTCACGAATGCATGGCAAGCAAGAGAACACTGGAGTCTCTACATCTGCAGCTAATCCGCAACTACGTTGAGGTATGCTATCCTTCTGTGAAGAACAACAGCGTCTGGCAGGAAGAATGCCTCCTTCAGATTAATGACTTGTTTAATCGCTTCTGGGCTCAGAGGGACATGGAGAGTGCTCGGCTGCTCAGGAAGCAGACAATCACAGGTGCTGGGATAAAGGCTGAGCATCCTCAAACCTATCGTTTCATTAATGAGCAGGGCCAGGAGGAGCATATCTCTTTAGATAACCAACAGAGCAACCTGACTGTCTCAGACCTTGCTTTCAGTACACAAGCCACAGAGGAGCTGGATGAGTTCTCTTCCCCTGAGGACTTTGTTATTTTCCTTATGCACCGTCTCTTCCCTGAGGTTTTTGAGCAGGGGAAAATGCCAGAAGGCTACAGCAGTTTAAGTAGTGTGGGACAACTAATTCTGGACTCTGACAAGATGGAAATAATAAGAAAGTACATGGAAGCTAATTTTCCTGATGTGCCTGAGGACAGCTGGCTTCAGGTGTGTATTCAGCATATGGAGGATGCACTGGAGGGTCCTCACAGTAATGGCAATGTGAGTGAACAAGACAATATCAATGATGAAGGCTATGACCTTGCCAACCTTCCTGAAGATGTTTCCATCATTAAAGTTCCGGAGGTGGATGATTATGAAAGGCCCAGTCGAAAGTCCAAAAAGTCACTGCTGACACCTGTTGATTTTGACAATCTGGAGATTCCTCTTCCTGATTTTACTGTTCCCCATGAATATTTCTTGTCCAGGGAGCAGCTGAAGACCAACTATGAATGTAGCTTGTCCATTGGGAACTTTGCTTCTCGGCTGCTTGTGCTTATGTTCCCTGAGCTCTTCACCCACGAGAACACACGCAAGCAGTACAACTGCAGTGGTTCCCTCGGTAAAAAACAGCTGGACCCTGTGCGAGTAAATCTGATCCGTCATTATGTGCAGTTAGTCTACCCTCGGGCCAAGAACGACAGAGTATGGATGTTGGAATTCGTGGGCAAACTTGACGAGAGGTGCAGGAGACGTGACACGGAGCAGAGAAGATCCTACCTCCAGCAACGCAAAGTGTATGGTCAGGAGTCAGAGCAGGACTTTCTTTACCAGCTGAACCAGCTCAATCCAGATAGTATGAGGGAGGAAGCAGATATTCCCTCTTTACCCCCTGAGAAAAGTAGCAAAGACTTTTGTAAAATTCCCCTAGACGAACTGACTGTATCCAAACCTGATTTTCTTGTACCTTCTGTCTACCTGCTCTCGGACACTGAAATACGGGAAATTGTCCAGCAGAGTCTCTCGGTTGGGAACTTTGCTGCCCGCCTGTTGGTGCGCCTCTTCCCTGAGCTCTTCACCCAGGAGAACCTCCGGCTGCAGTACAACCATTCAGGGGCCTGCAACAAGAAGCAGCTTGACCCCATCCGCCTCAGACTGATTCGTCACTATGTGGAAGCGGTGTATCCTGTGGATAAGATGGAGGAGGTGTGGCATTATGAATGTGTGCCAAGCATTGACGAACGCTGCCGGCGCCCCAATCGCAAGAAGTGTGACATTCTTAAGAAGGCCAAGAGGTCAAGCACTGTGTCCTAG
- the bend3 gene encoding BEN domain-containing protein 3 isoform X3 — protein MEKFQLKRCLRKITSMSRTLRRKWRTWLFASHAKNLEDLQGSLSLVNAHLQRWALTQTSPPASESKSLMRQHLIEENSRHEPLCLTTTGEKRDCVQQKSRVSYRKPLFSISHRISEKRNTPCLEQQASLGAGNQLNYSSILSSKLQSSEENGTLESFPTADTLGQASSTDSSLYPLIEKMFLILNTLNSSMTQLHSKVDLLTLEVMRIKKQIKPADTVTEFQPPPEYLLTSDELNQLMEQTSSAGELGCRLLVHLFPELFKARECSHECMASKRTLESLHLQLIRNYVEVCYPSVKNNSVWQEECLLQINDLFNRFWAQRDMESARLLRKQTITGAGIKAEHPQTYRFINEQGQEEHISLDNQQSNLTVSDLAFSTQATEELDEFSSPEDFVIFLMHRLFPEVFEQGKMPEGYSSLSSVGQLILDSDKMEIIRKYMEANFPDVPEDSWLQVCIQHMEDALEGPHSNGNVSEQDNINDEGYDLANLPEDVSIIKVPEVDDYERPSRKSKKSLLTPVDFDNLEIPLPDFTVPHEYFLSREQLKTNYECSLSIGNFASRLLVLMFPELFTHENTRKQYNCSGSLGKKQLDPVRVNLIRHYVQLVYPRAKNDRVWMLEFVGKLDERCRRRDTEQRRSYLQQRKVYGQESEQDFLYQLNQLNPDSMREEADIPSLPPEKSSKDFCKIPLDELTVSKPDFLVPSVYLLSDTEIREIVQQSLSVGNFAARLLVRLFPELFTQENLRLQYNHSGACNKKQLDPIRLRLIRHYVEAVYPVDKMEEVWHYECVPSIDERCRRPNRKKCDILKKAKRSSTVS, from the exons ATGGAGAAGTTTCAGTTGAAGCGATGCTTGAGAAAG ATCACAAGCATGTCCAGGACGTTAAGGAGGAAATGGAGGACTTGGCTATTTGCGAGCCACGCGAAGAACTTGGAGGATCTCCAGGGGTCACTGAGTCTGGTAAACGCTCATCTACAGAGATGGGCCCTCACACAAACCAGTCCACCAGCAAGCGAGTCAAAGTCTCTG atgAGACAGCACTTAATAGAAGAGAACAGTAGACATGAGCCTCTTTGTCTCACCACAACTGGTGAGAAGAGGGATTGCGTCCAGCAGAAATCCAGAGTCTCCTACAGAAAGCCGCTGTTTAGCATCTCCCATAGGATCTCGGAAAAGAGGAATACCCCATGTCTGGAGCAGCAGGCCAGCCTTGGTGCCGGGAATCAGCTCAACTACAGCAGCATCCTCTCATCTAAGCTCCAAAGTTCAGAGGAAAATGGCACACTGGAGTCCTTTCCTACTGCGGACACTTTAGGCCAAGCTTCGTCAACAGACTCCAGTCTTTATCCTCTGATCgagaaaatgtttctcattCTCAATACTCTCAATTCAAGCATGACACAACTGCATAGCAAAGTGGACTTGTTAACCCTTGAGGTCATGCGAATAAAGAAGCAGATCAAGCCAGCTGACACTGTGACAGAGTTCCAACCTCCTCCTGAATATCTGTTAACAAGTGATGAATTGAATCAGTTGATGGAGCAGACATCCAGTGCTGGGGAGCTTGGGTGTCGGCTGTTGGTGCATCTTTTCCCAGAGCTGTTCAAAGCCAGGGAGTGCTCTCACGAATGCATGGCAAGCAAGAGAACACTGGAGTCTCTACATCTGCAGCTAATCCGCAACTACGTTGAGGTATGCTATCCTTCTGTGAAGAACAACAGCGTCTGGCAGGAAGAATGCCTCCTTCAGATTAATGACTTGTTTAATCGCTTCTGGGCTCAGAGGGACATGGAGAGTGCTCGGCTGCTCAGGAAGCAGACAATCACAGGTGCTGGGATAAAGGCTGAGCATCCTCAAACCTATCGTTTCATTAATGAGCAGGGCCAGGAGGAGCATATCTCTTTAGATAACCAACAGAGCAACCTGACTGTCTCAGACCTTGCTTTCAGTACACAAGCCACAGAGGAGCTGGATGAGTTCTCTTCCCCTGAGGACTTTGTTATTTTCCTTATGCACCGTCTCTTCCCTGAGGTTTTTGAGCAGGGGAAAATGCCAGAAGGCTACAGCAGTTTAAGTAGTGTGGGACAACTAATTCTGGACTCTGACAAGATGGAAATAATAAGAAAGTACATGGAAGCTAATTTTCCTGATGTGCCTGAGGACAGCTGGCTTCAGGTGTGTATTCAGCATATGGAGGATGCACTGGAGGGTCCTCACAGTAATGGCAATGTGAGTGAACAAGACAATATCAATGATGAAGGCTATGACCTTGCCAACCTTCCTGAAGATGTTTCCATCATTAAAGTTCCGGAGGTGGATGATTATGAAAGGCCCAGTCGAAAGTCCAAAAAGTCACTGCTGACACCTGTTGATTTTGACAATCTGGAGATTCCTCTTCCTGATTTTACTGTTCCCCATGAATATTTCTTGTCCAGGGAGCAGCTGAAGACCAACTATGAATGTAGCTTGTCCATTGGGAACTTTGCTTCTCGGCTGCTTGTGCTTATGTTCCCTGAGCTCTTCACCCACGAGAACACACGCAAGCAGTACAACTGCAGTGGTTCCCTCGGTAAAAAACAGCTGGACCCTGTGCGAGTAAATCTGATCCGTCATTATGTGCAGTTAGTCTACCCTCGGGCCAAGAACGACAGAGTATGGATGTTGGAATTCGTGGGCAAACTTGACGAGAGGTGCAGGAGACGTGACACGGAGCAGAGAAGATCCTACCTCCAGCAACGCAAAGTGTATGGTCAGGAGTCAGAGCAGGACTTTCTTTACCAGCTGAACCAGCTCAATCCAGATAGTATGAGGGAGGAAGCAGATATTCCCTCTTTACCCCCTGAGAAAAGTAGCAAAGACTTTTGTAAAATTCCCCTAGACGAACTGACTGTATCCAAACCTGATTTTCTTGTACCTTCTGTCTACCTGCTCTCGGACACTGAAATACGGGAAATTGTCCAGCAGAGTCTCTCGGTTGGGAACTTTGCTGCCCGCCTGTTGGTGCGCCTCTTCCCTGAGCTCTTCACCCAGGAGAACCTCCGGCTGCAGTACAACCATTCAGGGGCCTGCAACAAGAAGCAGCTTGACCCCATCCGCCTCAGACTGATTCGTCACTATGTGGAAGCGGTGTATCCTGTGGATAAGATGGAGGAGGTGTGGCATTATGAATGTGTGCCAAGCATTGACGAACGCTGCCGGCGCCCCAATCGCAAGAAGTGTGACATTCTTAAGAAGGCCAAGAGGTCAAGCACTGTGTCCTAG
- the bend3 gene encoding BEN domain-containing protein 3 isoform X2, whose protein sequence is MNSSEHGEVSVEAMLEKDHKHVQDVKEEMEDLAICEPREELGGSPGVTESGKRSSTEMGPHTNQSTSKRVKVSGEMRQHLIEENSRHEPLCLTTTGEKRDCVQQKSRVSYRKPLFSISHRISEKRNTPCLEQQASLGAGNQLNYSSILSSKLQSSEENGTLESFPTADTLGQASSTDSSLYPLIEKMFLILNTLNSSMTQLHSKVDLLTLEVMRIKKQIKPADTVTEFQPPPEYLLTSDELNQLMEQTSSAGELGCRLLVHLFPELFKARECSHECMASKRTLESLHLQLIRNYVEVCYPSVKNNSVWQEECLLQINDLFNRFWAQRDMESARLLRKQTITGAGIKAEHPQTYRFINEQGQEEHISLDNQQSNLTVSDLAFSTQATEELDEFSSPEDFVIFLMHRLFPEVFEQGKMPEGYSSLSSVGQLILDSDKMEIIRKYMEANFPDVPEDSWLQVCIQHMEDALEGPHSNGNVSEQDNINDEGYDLANLPEDVSIIKVPEVDDYERPSRKSKKSLLTPVDFDNLEIPLPDFTVPHEYFLSREQLKTNYECSLSIGNFASRLLVLMFPELFTHENTRKQYNCSGSLGKKQLDPVRVNLIRHYVQLVYPRAKNDRVWMLEFVGKLDERCRRRDTEQRRSYLQQRKVYGQESEQDFLYQLNQLNPDSMREEADIPSLPPEKSSKDFCKIPLDELTVSKPDFLVPSVYLLSDTEIREIVQQSLSVGNFAARLLVRLFPELFTQENLRLQYNHSGACNKKQLDPIRLRLIRHYVEAVYPVDKMEEVWHYECVPSIDERCRRPNRKKCDILKKAKRSSTVS, encoded by the exons ATGAATTCCTCTGAGCATGGAGAAGTTTCAGTTGAAGCGATGCTTGAGAAAG ATCACAAGCATGTCCAGGACGTTAAGGAGGAAATGGAGGACTTGGCTATTTGCGAGCCACGCGAAGAACTTGGAGGATCTCCAGGGGTCACTGAGTCTGGTAAACGCTCATCTACAGAGATGGGCCCTCACACAAACCAGTCCACCAGCAAGCGAGTCAAAGTCTCTGGTGAG atgAGACAGCACTTAATAGAAGAGAACAGTAGACATGAGCCTCTTTGTCTCACCACAACTGGTGAGAAGAGGGATTGCGTCCAGCAGAAATCCAGAGTCTCCTACAGAAAGCCGCTGTTTAGCATCTCCCATAGGATCTCGGAAAAGAGGAATACCCCATGTCTGGAGCAGCAGGCCAGCCTTGGTGCCGGGAATCAGCTCAACTACAGCAGCATCCTCTCATCTAAGCTCCAAAGTTCAGAGGAAAATGGCACACTGGAGTCCTTTCCTACTGCGGACACTTTAGGCCAAGCTTCGTCAACAGACTCCAGTCTTTATCCTCTGATCgagaaaatgtttctcattCTCAATACTCTCAATTCAAGCATGACACAACTGCATAGCAAAGTGGACTTGTTAACCCTTGAGGTCATGCGAATAAAGAAGCAGATCAAGCCAGCTGACACTGTGACAGAGTTCCAACCTCCTCCTGAATATCTGTTAACAAGTGATGAATTGAATCAGTTGATGGAGCAGACATCCAGTGCTGGGGAGCTTGGGTGTCGGCTGTTGGTGCATCTTTTCCCAGAGCTGTTCAAAGCCAGGGAGTGCTCTCACGAATGCATGGCAAGCAAGAGAACACTGGAGTCTCTACATCTGCAGCTAATCCGCAACTACGTTGAGGTATGCTATCCTTCTGTGAAGAACAACAGCGTCTGGCAGGAAGAATGCCTCCTTCAGATTAATGACTTGTTTAATCGCTTCTGGGCTCAGAGGGACATGGAGAGTGCTCGGCTGCTCAGGAAGCAGACAATCACAGGTGCTGGGATAAAGGCTGAGCATCCTCAAACCTATCGTTTCATTAATGAGCAGGGCCAGGAGGAGCATATCTCTTTAGATAACCAACAGAGCAACCTGACTGTCTCAGACCTTGCTTTCAGTACACAAGCCACAGAGGAGCTGGATGAGTTCTCTTCCCCTGAGGACTTTGTTATTTTCCTTATGCACCGTCTCTTCCCTGAGGTTTTTGAGCAGGGGAAAATGCCAGAAGGCTACAGCAGTTTAAGTAGTGTGGGACAACTAATTCTGGACTCTGACAAGATGGAAATAATAAGAAAGTACATGGAAGCTAATTTTCCTGATGTGCCTGAGGACAGCTGGCTTCAGGTGTGTATTCAGCATATGGAGGATGCACTGGAGGGTCCTCACAGTAATGGCAATGTGAGTGAACAAGACAATATCAATGATGAAGGCTATGACCTTGCCAACCTTCCTGAAGATGTTTCCATCATTAAAGTTCCGGAGGTGGATGATTATGAAAGGCCCAGTCGAAAGTCCAAAAAGTCACTGCTGACACCTGTTGATTTTGACAATCTGGAGATTCCTCTTCCTGATTTTACTGTTCCCCATGAATATTTCTTGTCCAGGGAGCAGCTGAAGACCAACTATGAATGTAGCTTGTCCATTGGGAACTTTGCTTCTCGGCTGCTTGTGCTTATGTTCCCTGAGCTCTTCACCCACGAGAACACACGCAAGCAGTACAACTGCAGTGGTTCCCTCGGTAAAAAACAGCTGGACCCTGTGCGAGTAAATCTGATCCGTCATTATGTGCAGTTAGTCTACCCTCGGGCCAAGAACGACAGAGTATGGATGTTGGAATTCGTGGGCAAACTTGACGAGAGGTGCAGGAGACGTGACACGGAGCAGAGAAGATCCTACCTCCAGCAACGCAAAGTGTATGGTCAGGAGTCAGAGCAGGACTTTCTTTACCAGCTGAACCAGCTCAATCCAGATAGTATGAGGGAGGAAGCAGATATTCCCTCTTTACCCCCTGAGAAAAGTAGCAAAGACTTTTGTAAAATTCCCCTAGACGAACTGACTGTATCCAAACCTGATTTTCTTGTACCTTCTGTCTACCTGCTCTCGGACACTGAAATACGGGAAATTGTCCAGCAGAGTCTCTCGGTTGGGAACTTTGCTGCCCGCCTGTTGGTGCGCCTCTTCCCTGAGCTCTTCACCCAGGAGAACCTCCGGCTGCAGTACAACCATTCAGGGGCCTGCAACAAGAAGCAGCTTGACCCCATCCGCCTCAGACTGATTCGTCACTATGTGGAAGCGGTGTATCCTGTGGATAAGATGGAGGAGGTGTGGCATTATGAATGTGTGCCAAGCATTGACGAACGCTGCCGGCGCCCCAATCGCAAGAAGTGTGACATTCTTAAGAAGGCCAAGAGGTCAAGCACTGTGTCCTAG